One window of Candidatus Binatia bacterium genomic DNA carries:
- a CDS encoding alpha/beta hydrolase, which yields MRLMLWPAFVVCALLGLPASASVATTAPSATPVFVPGPCPAPPQPIAELQRARCGQLVVPEDRQRPNAPTIRLSVAIVAAASPQKKRDPIVWLAGGPGDDAITEIPMAMAGRLNADRDVIFMSQRGTYTAQPRLACPSVDRWPAETLNMPYDAPATGKAYSVATLECRKQLASRTSDLGAYNTLESAADLDDLRVALHIAKWNVYGISYGTDLALTYLRDYPGGIRSVVIDGVFPPSLAGGSAAWTSAGEGINAVFKACQQQAPCRKRYGDIGATFRRLVNQYEASPKTVAVEVPGHSGKVSVKISGGMLVQWTISPGTHLAAKVPAAIDALAHGDPAPIASTWAAPRIDAGSVGVLGNGLFYGVSCGEWVPYETAASVFASGRRAFPTFPASVLRNAPNLPFMRENCSDWNVPAISSSVRAATESRLPVLVINAQFDGQTAASFGSYVAKKLPNSVVVTIPNVAHVAFGSPSASANACAYAITRSFFEVLIKADTSCVRTVSPTKFVL from the coding sequence ATGAGACTGATGCTTTGGCCCGCTTTCGTGGTTTGCGCGCTGCTGGGCTTACCCGCGAGCGCGTCCGTTGCCACGACCGCACCCTCGGCAACGCCGGTTTTCGTTCCCGGTCCGTGTCCCGCGCCGCCGCAGCCGATCGCCGAGTTGCAACGCGCGCGCTGCGGGCAGCTCGTCGTTCCCGAAGACCGGCAGCGTCCCAACGCGCCGACGATCCGGCTCTCGGTGGCGATCGTCGCGGCGGCGTCGCCGCAAAAGAAGCGCGACCCGATTGTCTGGCTTGCGGGGGGCCCGGGTGACGATGCAATTACGGAGATACCGATGGCCATGGCCGGAAGGCTCAACGCCGATCGCGACGTGATCTTCATGTCGCAGCGAGGCACCTATACCGCCCAGCCCAGGTTGGCGTGCCCCTCGGTCGACCGTTGGCCGGCCGAGACGTTGAACATGCCGTACGATGCCCCGGCGACGGGAAAAGCGTACTCGGTAGCGACGCTCGAGTGCCGAAAACAACTCGCGTCGCGGACCTCCGACCTCGGCGCGTACAACACGTTGGAGAGTGCCGCCGACCTCGACGATCTACGCGTCGCGCTGCATATCGCGAAATGGAACGTCTACGGCATCTCGTACGGAACCGATCTCGCGCTCACGTACCTGCGCGACTATCCGGGCGGCATTCGATCCGTCGTTATCGACGGTGTTTTTCCGCCGTCGCTCGCCGGCGGAAGCGCGGCCTGGACCAGCGCCGGCGAGGGCATCAACGCCGTGTTCAAGGCGTGTCAGCAGCAAGCGCCGTGCCGGAAACGTTATGGCGACATCGGCGCGACGTTCCGGCGGCTCGTCAACCAATACGAAGCATCGCCGAAAACCGTCGCCGTCGAGGTCCCCGGCCATTCCGGCAAGGTGAGCGTCAAGATCAGCGGCGGCATGCTGGTCCAGTGGACGATCTCCCCGGGGACGCATCTCGCGGCGAAGGTTCCCGCAGCGATCGACGCGCTCGCCCACGGCGATCCGGCGCCGATCGCATCGACCTGGGCGGCACCAAGAATCGATGCCGGCAGTGTCGGCGTTCTCGGCAACGGCCTCTTCTACGGCGTCTCGTGCGGCGAGTGGGTGCCGTACGAAACGGCGGCCAGCGTCTTTGCATCCGGGCGACGCGCGTTTCCGACGTTTCCAGCCTCCGTCCTGCGAAACGCGCCGAACCTGCCCTTCATGCGCGAAAACTGCAGCGACTGGAACGTGCCGGCGATCTCTTCGTCGGTTCGAGCGGCTACCGAAAGCCGCTTGCCCGTACTCGTGATCAACGCTCAATTCGACGGTCAAACGGCCGCATCGTTCGGTTCGTACGTCGCGAAGAAGCTTCCGAACTCGGTCGTCGTAACGATCCCCAACGTCGCGCACGTCGCCTTCGGCAGCCCCTCGGCATCCGCGAACGCATGCGCTTATGCCATCACGCGGTCGTTCTTCGAGGTGCTCATTAAGGCCGACACCTCGTGCGTTCGCACGGTCTCTCCGACGAAGTTCGTGCTCTGA